In the genome of Sciurus carolinensis chromosome 3, mSciCar1.2, whole genome shotgun sequence, one region contains:
- the LOC124980538 gene encoding gamma-crystallin A isoform X1: MERRLVKKEMKKLLGDYIGIRLRENEFDPKGRRQPTFLDDMAHYDLAISVALQWLDHSEDLTWLKWEEVKMPLHGRPRYPNHREREAMILSSYAGILMNSIPIEEVFKIYGADSSANSGITKITFYEDRGFQGRCYECSSDHSNLQPYFSRCNSIRVDSGCWMLYERPNYQGYQYFLRRGDYPDYQQWMGFSDSIRSCRAIPYTSSHRIRLYERDDYRGLVSELTEDCSCIHDRYRLNEIYSVHVLEGCWVLYEMPNYRGRQYLLRPGDYRRYHDWGAVDAKVGSLRRVIDLY, translated from the exons GGGAGATTATATTGGCATCAGACTTCGGGAAAATGAATTTGACCCAAAAGGAAGAAGGCAACCCACCTTTCTAGATGATATG GCACACTATGACTTGGCCATCAGTGTTGCTTTGCAATGGCTGGATCACTCAGAAGACTTAACTTGGCTGAAGTGGGAAGAAGT GAAAATGCCACTTCATGGACGACCCAGATACCCAAACCACAGAGAACGAGAAGCCATGATTCTATCATCTTATGCTGGAATCTTAATG aacAGTATCCCAATTGAGGAAGTCTTTAAAATTTACGGGGCTGATTCTTCTGCCAATTCTGGTATTACCAAG ATCACCTTCTACGAGGACCGGGGCTTCCAGGGCCGCTGCTACGAGTGCAGCAGCGACCACTCCAACCTGCAGCCCTACTTCAGCCGCTGCAACTCCATCCGCGTGGACAGCGGCTGCTGGATGCTCTATGAGCGCCCCAACTACCAGGGCTACCAGTACTTCCTGCGGCGCGGGGACTACCCCGACTACCAGCAGTGGATGGGCTTCAGCGACTCCATCCGCTCCTGCCGCGCGATTCCTTAT ACCAGCTCGCACAGGATAAGGCTGTATGAGAGAGACGACTACAGAGGCCTGGTGTCCGAGCTCACTGAAGACTGTTCCTGCATCCACGATCGCTACCGTCTCAATGAGATCTACTCCGTCCACGTGCTGGAGGGCTGCTGGGTCCTCTACGAGATGCCCAACTACCGGGGGCGGCAGTACCTGCTCAGACCCGGAGACTACAGGCGCTACCACGACTGGGGTGCCGTGGACGCCAAAGTCGGCTCTCTGCGACGGGTCATCGATTTGTATTAG
- the LOC124980538 gene encoding gamma-crystallin A isoform X2: MRPLKPPKFAPPAQAHYDLAISVALQWLDHSEDLTWLKWEEVKMPLHGRPRYPNHREREAMILSSYAGILMNSIPIEEVFKIYGADSSANSGITKITFYEDRGFQGRCYECSSDHSNLQPYFSRCNSIRVDSGCWMLYERPNYQGYQYFLRRGDYPDYQQWMGFSDSIRSCRAIPYTSSHRIRLYERDDYRGLVSELTEDCSCIHDRYRLNEIYSVHVLEGCWVLYEMPNYRGRQYLLRPGDYRRYHDWGAVDAKVGSLRRVIDLY, encoded by the exons ATGCGTCCTCTCAAGCCTCCCAAGTTTGCACCACCTGCCCAG GCACACTATGACTTGGCCATCAGTGTTGCTTTGCAATGGCTGGATCACTCAGAAGACTTAACTTGGCTGAAGTGGGAAGAAGT GAAAATGCCACTTCATGGACGACCCAGATACCCAAACCACAGAGAACGAGAAGCCATGATTCTATCATCTTATGCTGGAATCTTAATG aacAGTATCCCAATTGAGGAAGTCTTTAAAATTTACGGGGCTGATTCTTCTGCCAATTCTGGTATTACCAAG ATCACCTTCTACGAGGACCGGGGCTTCCAGGGCCGCTGCTACGAGTGCAGCAGCGACCACTCCAACCTGCAGCCCTACTTCAGCCGCTGCAACTCCATCCGCGTGGACAGCGGCTGCTGGATGCTCTATGAGCGCCCCAACTACCAGGGCTACCAGTACTTCCTGCGGCGCGGGGACTACCCCGACTACCAGCAGTGGATGGGCTTCAGCGACTCCATCCGCTCCTGCCGCGCGATTCCTTAT ACCAGCTCGCACAGGATAAGGCTGTATGAGAGAGACGACTACAGAGGCCTGGTGTCCGAGCTCACTGAAGACTGTTCCTGCATCCACGATCGCTACCGTCTCAATGAGATCTACTCCGTCCACGTGCTGGAGGGCTGCTGGGTCCTCTACGAGATGCCCAACTACCGGGGGCGGCAGTACCTGCTCAGACCCGGAGACTACAGGCGCTACCACGACTGGGGTGCCGTGGACGCCAAAGTCGGCTCTCTGCGACGGGTCATCGATTTGTATTAG
- the LOC124980538 gene encoding gamma-crystallin A isoform X3 — protein MPLHGRPRYPNHREREAMILSSYAGILMNSIPIEEVFKIYGADSSANSGITKITFYEDRGFQGRCYECSSDHSNLQPYFSRCNSIRVDSGCWMLYERPNYQGYQYFLRRGDYPDYQQWMGFSDSIRSCRAIPYTSSHRIRLYERDDYRGLVSELTEDCSCIHDRYRLNEIYSVHVLEGCWVLYEMPNYRGRQYLLRPGDYRRYHDWGAVDAKVGSLRRVIDLY, from the exons ATGCCACTTCATGGACGACCCAGATACCCAAACCACAGAGAACGAGAAGCCATGATTCTATCATCTTATGCTGGAATCTTAATG aacAGTATCCCAATTGAGGAAGTCTTTAAAATTTACGGGGCTGATTCTTCTGCCAATTCTGGTATTACCAAG ATCACCTTCTACGAGGACCGGGGCTTCCAGGGCCGCTGCTACGAGTGCAGCAGCGACCACTCCAACCTGCAGCCCTACTTCAGCCGCTGCAACTCCATCCGCGTGGACAGCGGCTGCTGGATGCTCTATGAGCGCCCCAACTACCAGGGCTACCAGTACTTCCTGCGGCGCGGGGACTACCCCGACTACCAGCAGTGGATGGGCTTCAGCGACTCCATCCGCTCCTGCCGCGCGATTCCTTAT ACCAGCTCGCACAGGATAAGGCTGTATGAGAGAGACGACTACAGAGGCCTGGTGTCCGAGCTCACTGAAGACTGTTCCTGCATCCACGATCGCTACCGTCTCAATGAGATCTACTCCGTCCACGTGCTGGAGGGCTGCTGGGTCCTCTACGAGATGCCCAACTACCGGGGGCGGCAGTACCTGCTCAGACCCGGAGACTACAGGCGCTACCACGACTGGGGTGCCGTGGACGCCAAAGTCGGCTCTCTGCGACGGGTCATCGATTTGTATTAG
- the LOC124980538 gene encoding uncharacterized protein C2orf80 isoform X4, translating to MERRLVKKEMKKLLGDYIGIRLRENEFDPKGRRQPTFLDDMAHYDLAISVALQWLDHSEDLTWLKWEEVKMPLHGRPRYPNHREREAMILSSYAGILMNSIPIEEVFKIYGADSSANSGITKVSRAPLFRLSLHPFAMLTAPKAAEYARKQSVKLRRGAMNKNTTSSSTKEAKDRE from the exons GGGAGATTATATTGGCATCAGACTTCGGGAAAATGAATTTGACCCAAAAGGAAGAAGGCAACCCACCTTTCTAGATGATATG GCACACTATGACTTGGCCATCAGTGTTGCTTTGCAATGGCTGGATCACTCAGAAGACTTAACTTGGCTGAAGTGGGAAGAAGT GAAAATGCCACTTCATGGACGACCCAGATACCCAAACCACAGAGAACGAGAAGCCATGATTCTATCATCTTATGCTGGAATCTTAATG aacAGTATCCCAATTGAGGAAGTCTTTAAAATTTACGGGGCTGATTCTTCTGCCAATTCTGGTATTACCAAG GTTTCCCGGGCTCCACTCTTCCGCCTCTCCTTGCACCCTTTTGCCATGTTAACGGCACCCAAAGCAGCAGAATATGCCCGCAAGCAGA GTGTCAAGTTAAGAAGGGGAGCAATGAATAAAAACACCACCAGCAGCTCTACCAAGGAAGCAAAGGACAGGGAGTGA